Below is a window of Sylvia atricapilla isolate bSylAtr1 chromosome 2, bSylAtr1.pri, whole genome shotgun sequence DNA.
TGTCAGCATTTTGTCACCGCGTATGTTGTTGCACAGAGCCATAACGGGGTAAAAAACCGGGAGAGGAGCTCTGTGCATCAGCGTGGCCACCCTGAGAATCCCAGGAATGGCCCTGTGGGATCGCAAGCCATGGGAAAGGGCGCTGTGTGAGGAGTCTGGTTTGTGTTTCCCTTGCAGCGGGAAGCGCCCTGGCGTAGCATGTGCACCCCTGATGGCGCCGAGGGCCGTGCCCTTGTCCAACAGCTCTGAGGCCAGCCCGTCGTTCCTGCTGGCCGGCCTgccggggctggaggggctgcagtgctggctgtccATCCCGCTGTGCTCAGCCTACGTCGTGGCCGTGGCGGGGAACGGCGCCGTGCTGCTGGCCGTGCGCCTGGAGCCCGGCCTGCACGCGCCCATGTACCTGTTCCTCTGCATGCTGGCCGCCGTGGACCTGGCGCTGGCCACCGCCACCGTGCCCCGCACGCTCTCCTTCTACTGGTTTGACAGCAGGGAGATCGGCCTGGGCGCCTGCCTGCTGCAGATGTTCCTCATCCACGCGCTCTCGGCCGTGGAGTCGGCCGTGCTGCTGGCCATGGCCGTGGACAGGTACGTGGCCATCTGCCACCCGCTGCGCCACGCCGCCGTCCTCACCAACGGCACCACGGCCAAGGtggggctgctggccctggccaGGGGAGTGATCTTCTTCCTGCccctgccgctgctgctgctgccccttcccttcTGCGGCCCGCGCGCGCTGTCCCACTCCTTCTGCCTGCACCAGGACGTGATGAACCTGGCCTGCGCCAACACCACCCCCAGCGTGGTGTACGGGCTGACCGCCATCCTGCTGGTCATGGGGCTGGACGCCCTGCTCATCTGCCTCTCCTACGTCCTCATCCTCAGGGCCGTGCTGCGCCTGGCGGCCTGGAGGGAGCGGCTCAAGGTGTTCAGCACCTGCATCGCCCACATCTGCGTGGTGCTGGCCTTCTACGTGCCCCTGATCGGGCTGTCGGTGGTGCACAGGTTTGGGAAGGACCTGGCCCCGCTGGTCCACGTCATCATGGGCAACGTCTACATCCTGGTGCCCGCCGTGCTCAACCCCATCATCTACGGGGTGAGGACCAAGCAGATCCAGAGGAGGATCCTGAGTTTGATCCATGTCACCGACAGAACTCCGCGGTGACCTGAGCCCCCGGGTCCTCACTCTCCTCATCTGGTTCCACACTCAGAGTCCTTGGTGCtggcctctcctctccctgtgctctgaggtGCTGCCCCCAGGCAAAAGCTGATTGTAAACTCCCTCCAAGTGTGTTTGCCCTCACCGAAGTTAGGGACAAATGACTGCAATCATCTAAATCCAAGCCCGACCTGGCAGGTTCCACCAGAAGGGAAAAGTGACTTAGCAGACGACTTATACAGATGTCCCAACACTGCACCTCTTGGTTCCCCTCTCACCTCTAACAGTGGCAGAGCAAATGctggatggtttgggatggtttcattaattcattattttcacaCGAGGCACAGTCACATTCCAAAGGTTTTGCCAGAAAATTTGCATGTAGCATCATTGTCTAAGTAAAATAATGACAGCACACCTGTCTGAAGTGACATCACAGATGCAGAAATGCgtttcagaaaaagaacatcCACCCTTGTGGTCTCGTTCTGACCTGTTGTGTGCTCTGTCAAGTCCCCTCAACCTCCTCATAGCAGATGCTGTGGAAAAACTTCAATTTCAGAGCTACTGGTAGCaattgtaaaaataattcaaattgaTAATTGTATCCAATAAAATGAGAACAcctcaagggaaaaaat
It encodes the following:
- the LOC136358234 gene encoding olfactory receptor 51E2-like; the encoded protein is MALWDRKPWERALCEESGLCFPCSGKRPGVACAPLMAPRAVPLSNSSEASPSFLLAGLPGLEGLQCWLSIPLCSAYVVAVAGNGAVLLAVRLEPGLHAPMYLFLCMLAAVDLALATATVPRTLSFYWFDSREIGLGACLLQMFLIHALSAVESAVLLAMAVDRYVAICHPLRHAAVLTNGTTAKVGLLALARGVIFFLPLPLLLLPLPFCGPRALSHSFCLHQDVMNLACANTTPSVVYGLTAILLVMGLDALLICLSYVLILRAVLRLAAWRERLKVFSTCIAHICVVLAFYVPLIGLSVVHRFGKDLAPLVHVIMGNVYILVPAVLNPIIYGVRTKQIQRRILSLIHVTDRTPR